The DNA sequence TTTCTAAACAATGGCTATGGTACAGAAATCACTTATGGTCTAAAACTTGTCAGACCCACAAGCAAGGTGAGCATGTGTGGTTTTGTCCAACTCCATGACATATTATAGTGCTCTTCCACCTTCCCAGCAAAGGCCACTATAAAAGAAATGCAATACAGTACGTAAACCCTTTGTTTAAATGACTTTGCTTTGCTGGACTTTGGATTTAATGGACAAATTTCTGCTAAAGGGGAATTTTGTCCGTATAATTTAGAAATAGCAGACTTACCCTACGATAACAGGGAAATACACAACTAATAgaacaagataaaaataaatactacaataatttaaaattcaggaatatcaatGATGTCCTATAGTAGGCCGGTTCCTTATGAAAggtgttgtttgtgtttcataTGCTTTAGAAACTGTATGACCAATGAAATAAAGAGCTTGCATTTTATGATAAAAAGGTACAGGAACAATTTTCATTGATTGTGCTGATTGTAAACCTCTTACTGATGTTCTACTGTACCAACACAGAGATATGATTCAAGCACGGAACAAAAGATGACCTGAACTCTGAACCCTTCTTAAAACAGGCAACTCTTAGAACTACAGTAAGACAcatgcagccatatcactctgccactcacaactggcaacccactgaagctcagcaggtgtgagcctggtcactacctggatgggagacctcctgggaaaaactaaggttgctggttgaagatgtgttagtggggccagcagggggtgctcaccccgcggtccatgtgggtcctaatgccccagtatagtgacgagtacactgtactgtaaacaggcaccgtcttttgaatgagatataaaaccgaggtcctgactctctgggtTTAAAAAtgccagggcgtttctcgaaaagagtaggggtgtaaccccggcatcctggccaaatttcccattggcctttaccaatgatggcctcctaataatccccatctatgaattagcttcattactctgctctcctccccactgatagctgatgtgtggtgagcattctggcgcactatggctgccgtcgcatcatccaggtggatgcagcacattggtggtggtggagagtagtccccattacctgtaaagcgctttgagtggagtgtccagaaaagcactatataagtgtaagcaattattattatcacatGCTCACCTCAAAAGTAGCCTCGTCTCTGTAAGATGGCAAGGTCTTCACAATGTGCATGACCATTTTCTCTGCACTGTTTTCACCTTTACTCATGAATTGGCGGAAAGAGCCGTCATACTGGAGCAGCACTTTGCCGGCCTCAGTGAGTGCTTTGTGTCTTTCCTCGATCATGGGCATTGGAACATCATTGTCAGACCGCAGCACGTGCTTCAGGTCATCTAGAGTCATGTTTGCAAAGTATGAAGCTTGAGTGATGGGAATacctagaaaaaaaatgctatttaataaagctgaaaaacacaaatagaTCATTTAAAATCTCGGTTCTACAGGTGACCCATCTTCCAGTTTCCAAGTCACCAATGGATCAGTCAATGTCAATTGACTGACTGCACAAAAGTACCATGATAATACAGGCATACAAATAAGGTGAGGTCAAGGAGAACATAAAAGTTGTAGTAGAGTTTGTACATGAAgagtaaacatttgttttattttttatcacttGATCAAAAGGAtatatcagatttttttttaaaggggttAATCTTGTAAAGTAAAATTTATTATtctatgaaaatataaaataggttttataataattatattattatgaatCTATGGGAGAAATCCCTAATGAATttctggtgtgttttttttgtcattttattttttcactttgaaatgTTAATGAAGAAAGGAAATGACATCATGATGGATACTTTTCATGAAGAAACGCATATTGTAGTTTACTGACTCCATCTTATAATTTGATGTGTTTATATTACCTTCATCCAGTGCTCTAGTGACAGCAGCACAAAGTGACATGTACCCACTGTAGCCTTTGCCTTTGTATGTCACCGTGCACTGCTGGTCTTCTTTATCTGGCCAGAAGGAGAAGTTCATAGTATCCACCACAAAAACCCAATTTATTGCATCATCGGTATTGCAGAATGGAGCCAGTGGGTTCATCTTTTTCCAGCCTTCAGCTGTGAATTCTTTACAGCCCCTTTTTGCATACAGCATCGCTGCTATCCTGCATACCCCCTCTTCTTCAATAAAAACATCTTTGCTGTTTTCTGCAATGAACTTTCCAGAATCTCTTGGCGACAGAGGTGCTTCCATTTTACTTCCTCTAGAAGACAAAAAACAATCCCAATCATGCAATACAGCAGTGATCATCCGTAGAACCCTTCAGAAGCACTGTTCAGCGTAGCCCAGCAACAGCTGGCACAGCGCACCACAGGAGGAAAGAATTATGTGAACATTTTCAGAGGTTTCTCAAAACACGAcaataacatttttgtaaagAGAAACAGAGTTGTTAAATGTAACATTATGTTTCGCCTGCATATGTCTCAGcataatttcatatttaaaccacataactgttttttttatcttgagcATAACTGAATTATAGCAATCTCATACCATCAAAaataatcacatactgtatgcattggaaaacaggaagaaaaactCTTTAATGCCTTTAATGAGCAATCTGATCTTGTCTTCATGCACTGGACTGTTAAATCTGGGCTGGAAATGATTAAAGGTCCACTCTGAGCTCCtttgccaggacactggggtaacacccctactcttttcgggaAACGCCCTAATATTTTTACTGACCACAAAGTGTCTGGAtcacagttttacatctcatccataGAACAGCAACAAGATGTCTCCACGTCAGTCTCCTTTTAAGGTAAGAGACATATTATACAGGATATAATATGTTTTTCATTAACGtgaagattattttaaaaagatgtatTGCTTGATAAACTATTTAACACCTTTGAACACCTGCAGTGTTAATTCCAgtctgaaaagtagaaagaagaaacacagcATTTTGGCTATAGAGCTTTCTTCTGAATGGCCAACACAACAACAGTTCAGCCAAAAATTGATGTCTCCTCTtctgcttttcagcatgaaagcagcctttacttgctcctttgcagccaatatgtactgacgcagctccccactcaaACATCTTATTTAACAAATAAGCTTGCTGAACGTCATTTTATACTTGTGGAAATGAAAAGGTATATAGGTGAGATTACAATAATTgagtatcatatactgtattcattttaagCTTAAATCACTGTTTGTTCCCTGACAAAGACAAATTTGCTTAAAGCAGTGTGATCCATCACATACATGATCATTTGTGCTGGCTTTTTTATGCTATGAGTCACCCAAATTGATCAGTTATCATTCACCGTCTCTAAATATGTCAGTTTGGATGATTCATAATGTCAAGTATTTTGACTTACACAATGGTAAatcattcattttctgtttttgtctggTCTACGCTGACCCATCATAAATCTGATTCCCAAACAACAATGAACCAGGTTTTAGCTGAAAAACCAGCTATAAGACTTTCATACAAAAACAATCACAAAACCATCTTTGAAATTTACCATCATGACATCCTGCATTTACACCAGTACACTTAATATCAAGAAGACAATGGTGGAAAAATGAATACACACTGGCAATCAATGTTCGCCACATGATTTTTGTAAATCTTACTTTCTGTGCATTCTGCTCCATATGTACAGCAATGTTTTGGCTTGTTAGTGTAGACCAACCAACTACAAAGTGAGAAGGTTTCTCACAGCTAAATCAGTGTCTAATTAAGAGGAAAGAGTCATAGtgaaacagtgcaaaaaaatgatttttaggctACTCAATATAATTTTATTCATGGCAATTATTCATGAGAATGTGTTCACTTAACACTACCCATAATCCAGAGGACTGTCTCCAACACATGTAAAAGCAACCTGACAAAACTGGGACTAAAGTTCCATAAAACCTAAAACTATCAATTTAGCAGAATCCATAGTCTAGATTCCGCTCCACATTGACTGGAAATCCTTAGATGATCAAGTGAAATGCAACTGTAAAAAGCACCACAACACAATAttgattaaaattatattttatggtACAGTAGCTTCACCTTTCAAAACAAGTCACCAAATCAAAGTCTGCATCAAAGTGTAACATTTGCTAGGTCTATCAACTGAGCTGAacacaaaatattgtttttttgttttggggtGATGTTAGTGTAGTGTTAAAGACACCCCCTAGCTGATAGGAAACCGACTACACTCACCACATCCAACTACAATACATTCTGTAATCTATACAGATTCCGATTTGTTTGCATTGAAGAGTGGGTAAAAACATCCACAGGATACTGTGACGACTCACAGATTGCAGTACCTTTTGCACACTGTAACAGAAGTCACATGAGGGTTTATAATTGCTTTTACCCATGCACGAGACCCGATCTTGCAGTCATTGGAGTCCTGGAGTCAACTTAGTggtggtggggaaaaaaaacccataaaaTGAATCGTCATGAATTTTGAAAAATGGCCTTTTAAGAAAATGTGACACGTGCCCTTCTGTCATTGTATTGAAAAGCGTGATTTGTGATATACTTTCTTatacacttttatttaaatcgaGAGCTCTAGGCAATCGAGAGGAAATCTTCATTGCAGGAAACTCAAAACAGTGAACgaagaacaaaacaaagtaTCACAGCAAGACGAGGAATTTCAATATACCCAAAACAGATCTTAGATCTTTCCGTTCTAGCTTTAACGTGACAGACTTAACCTCTTCCGGGTTCTGCTCGGGGACACGGTGGTTACAATAATAAAGACACGAATCGCCTAACTCCCTCTTCTCTCACAGCGGCACTTACCTCCTCCACAGACAGACCCGAACGCTCCTCCCACACGCTGCCCGCCTGCGCCGGGCGCTCCAATGGTACTGGTCCGGGCTTCGCGAGCAACTTTCACTTTGGAAGGCAACAGCAGGTCTCGCGCGATTAGTGCTcactgaacagctgctgttcTGTATGTTGTCTCGGCAGCGAACGCGTGGGGTTTACCGCTTCTCAATAGACTGTTACTCACATGATCGTATGTCACAGAGTATGAAAAGAAAGGTCCCAACACAACGAGAACCAATTCACTAAGTTATCTAGAACATGTTCATGTTGTAACAGGTGCACTTACAAGGGACAAAGGTAACcatgctgattaacatttggCATTAGTAGGGTTGATGAACAGGTGGTCTACGGACAAAGACACCGCCTAGTAAAAGAGTTGTGTGGCTACCATTGGAAGAAATAGGAGTTGTACATCAGTGACTGTACATCACTTTCCCCCGTTCCTCTTGCACAGCCCTAGTCACTCGTTTGTCTGTTCACGAGTCAATGAATCCCACAAAGCGATGCTCAACGGGGATCGAGTCTGGTGGGGAGAACATCTACGACATAACCGTGACAGTCTTGTCTTGCAAGTTACGAAAAGCATGAGCACATGCGTTGTTCTACTGGATGGTTCACGGCACGATGACAAAAACGGCAATAGGTGAGGTCGCAGGACTAGATCGATGTAGTACCTTATCACGTTCCCCTAAATCTCCCTTAGAGCCGTGTACCTGTTGGAACCTCTGGCCCAGACCAGCAGAAAGAAGAGGCGATTTCCGAGAGGTTGTGTGCCGAGCTGTCCCACGTCGCGGCCTGTCACTGACAGTCTGTCTGGTTAAGTCTCGCCAGGTCAGAAATTGCTGGCTGTTAACAGCCCAGACGGCGAGCGACATCATTCACGAACGACTTCGTTTAGCTTCCAGCACACTCATGGTTCGAAGGTGTTGTTCGGTTCACAAACGGGGCATGCTGGttccctttttttgttttcgtgTTCCATCACAAGGCTTGAAATTCAAAGGATTACATCACCTCGTCACCTGCGCCCAGTCTACTTTCTAACGAAGCGATCCTGGCGTTTAAAAAAACGTGAATCGATCACAGTCAAGAGCGAGCAGTAATCAAAATGATGCAATAAAACCTAATATCCAAATTCTGCATACCTTTTCTAAATATATGCTGTTTCTTTCGATGTTCCGCATATGGAGATCtgatttgttaattttataaTGTACCCCTAGTCTAAATCCTGAAAGATGACAATTTTCCCCGAGCATGAACTGGTAATTCTACAATTCACAAAACATAAAAGTACTAACTGTGCTACAGAGCAGtcttcataatttctaactaaacTTGTGGCctctgtaaaatgaaaaatagtgAGTTTCATAACctcaataataaactttaaCGGATCTTATGGAAATATTTCCCCTGAAAACCGCATCGTTTGTAAtcacagctgcacacatatcTAATGAGTTTTCAAACCAGGGTCCAGGCACCCCAATATTAAAGATATTTCACAATACAATCAGGTGTAAATCAAAGCTTTTCTACTACGTATGTACTTTCCTATTGCATCTTGACCTGACGTTATAAATGTAAGGGTTTTTCATCAATTTAAAACGAGTtcaataaaaaaagtatttgaaacTCATGTTTAGCAGTCTACCACCATCTGCTAGTTTCCATTCTCAGAGCAGATGggtagtattttattttcttgattcAATATAAGATTGAGGATCAGGACTAATAGAACctgcatttttttcaaaattgccTTAAACAATTAGACAATCTGGTATTCTCAAATCTTCACTTGATTGCTATGCGTTCATAATTACTATGCATTTTGAATCTTTAGCCCGTTTTCCTTCGTGCATACTTGATACCGATTTCAATCCAACCTGAGTAACAGTTGTCAAATATTACTTGGAATGATTCAGATTTGCATTAAGGTGGTGCTAGACATGACACTAAAATGCAATACAAAATCCCACGAGTAACCAGAGATTACTCTGCACACCTCAAGAGAATGCATTACTTAAGTGAAAGATATAAAACACCTCATGACTTAAAACAAACGTCTTAGAGTTCACCAAAGACAACCTACTTTTGAAAGAATACATGTATTTCCCATATGCAGCCCTTGAAATTCACAGAACATGGATTTGTTGCATTTCAACCTTTATTAAATAGATTGAACACCTGCAATGGAAAAGAAGGGTCACATACTTCGTATCTCAGCAAAATTTTCCATAAAATACAAGATTACAAAAAACCTACTAAAGTTGCACACTGTAACAGTACAGTTCATAGGGACAGGTGGTCTTCAGGTCACTTGCTTGACTTGCCCATCTAAGAATGGGAAATGGCAAGGAAATCAATGTTTTTCCACCCGGAAAGGGAAAATATCCTGTTTAATTCAGCTCACTGTAACAGCAACACTACTTGTACCTGATAAGGTCTGAAAGGCCAGGCAATACCATCCTCCTTGTGTTCAcagcattttttcagaaaaccttgtcaagatattttaaaaagagactGAGATACGTGCATGTTCGATTAAGTCTCCTCGGTAATTTATGGATCCAAGCAGAAAAGGGTGAATGTAAAATACTGAGGCAAATCAAATGAACGCTAAACAAAAACCAATCCACTCACCAGCTAGGTCACAGTTGCcctgaaaaatgtgttttttccccaaacttTGACAGAATATAGTGTTAACAACACTCTCGAAAAAAGCGCATCTATTAAAAGGGTGGCATTTTCTTTATTACTCAGACTTGCAGCATATTCTACAGCAGGACTTCAGAAGTATGATGAAATGACAATCACCTTAACTTCTGACAGAAAAGGCCTGCGCATTGGTTAGCAATACTGCATATACTCCCTGAATGGTTAAGTGTAAAGATTACTTTTAACGTTAAAAATGCTTAGAGACAAGTAGAAAACAGGCTTTAGCAAGACCAATGAACTTTATCTAAGTCTACatttgagggaaaaaaatgtgcactacttgattgattgatcaatcCTATTTATACAAGACATGAGCTCAATACACTGTTGAATTCTGATTACACATCTAACATGAACGGCAGGCTCTGAAGACACCCACCTCACCCCTGTTTTTGGTCCAATCAGTACATTAGAATATAacccacagagaaaaaaaatcctttatgGAAATTCAATCTATAAAagtatatttacatttctttatacAGCCCCTAGCCTTTTGTTAACTGAAAATAGCAAGGAAGAACAATTtactaaatttattttaaaaatcataaaatgtTCCTTACAAAACGATTACATTCCGCACATTGTACTGAATGGATGCCTGGCACGTTTGAGCTACCAGTACTTTTGCCCATACAAACAGTGTACATACAGATGAGCTTACTCTAAATTACAGAAAACACATTACAATAATTCATCAAAACaagtttaacaaaaataaaaaaaattaaaag is a window from the Lepisosteus oculatus isolate fLepOcu1 chromosome 3, fLepOcu1.hap2, whole genome shotgun sequence genome containing:
- the qng1 gene encoding queuosine 5'-phosphate N-glycosylase/hydrolase, with the protein product MEAPLSPRDSGKFIAENSKDVFIEEEGVCRIAAMLYAKRGCKEFTAEGWKKMNPLAPFCNTDDAINWVFVVDTMNFSFWPDKEDQQCTVTYKGKGYSGYMSLCAAVTRALDEGIPITQASYFANMTLDDLKHVLRSDNDVPMPMIEERHKALTEAGKVLLQYDGSFRQFMSKGENSAEKMVMHIVKTLPSYRDEATFEGKKVSFHKRAQILVADFWGIMEARGEANIPDLGYLTMFADYRVPQALVYLGALRYSDALMKTLQEGKTLPSGDRREVEIRGCSIWCVERIRAHLWDITEQREGRRAEEVNSAVIDFFLWPYAKEHQAEMAHIPIHHTRCIYY